In one window of Holophagales bacterium DNA:
- the rsmD gene encoding 16S rRNA (guanine(966)-N(2))-methyltransferase RsmD — protein MIRIVAGEFRGRRLAVGPGVRPTTERAREALFSILGEDVRGARVLDAAAGSGALGFEALSRGAREVVFVESNRRTATILEANASALGRTDGVRVFARTVAGFLRLDRPGCFDVVFFDPPWADPVTGELDGLWKTLAPGGTFVVERGSAENPWPGSPVEAAVRLYGTTALHIYRNRAPEPAEPTGSPSSIDPTVRCS, from the coding sequence ATGATTCGGATCGTGGCGGGGGAGTTTCGGGGCCGGCGTCTGGCGGTCGGGCCCGGCGTGAGGCCCACGACGGAACGGGCGCGGGAGGCCCTCTTCAGCATTCTCGGCGAGGACGTACGCGGAGCGAGGGTCCTGGACGCGGCCGCCGGTTCCGGGGCTCTCGGGTTCGAGGCTCTGTCGCGAGGTGCCAGGGAGGTCGTCTTCGTCGAATCCAACCGGCGCACGGCGACGATCCTCGAGGCGAATGCCTCCGCGCTCGGACGGACGGACGGTGTTCGGGTCTTCGCGCGAACGGTAGCGGGCTTTCTTCGGCTCGATCGCCCGGGATGTTTCGACGTCGTCTTCTTCGACCCGCCCTGGGCCGATCCGGTCACCGGCGAGCTGGATGGCCTCTGGAAGACGCTGGCTCCGGGTGGGACGTTCGTGGTGGAGCGGGGGAGCGCGGAGAATCCCTGGCCGGGATCGCCCGTGGAAGCGGCTGTCCGGCTTTACGGTACGACGGCGCTCCACATCTACCGGAATCGCGCGCCCGAACCCGCGGAGCCGACAGGCTCCCCGAGCAGCATTGACCCGACCGTACGCTGCTCATAA
- a CDS encoding CCA tRNA nucleotidyltransferase, with protein MSERDAGSIAPLLGPLARAARTAGREAYLVGGAVRDLLLRRPPVDVDVALEGPVSAAAGFVAALTAEAGWIVEARHDRFGTATLQGPDGRRVDVAATRDEHYPYPGALPVVKAGAPIARDLARRDFTIHAMAYRFSGPGLEAMLLDPFGGERDLERKNLRLLHEGSLADDPTRALRAVRYAARLGFGLDPGFAAALRIGVESGAFQRISGDRLRRALQEVLSEENRGVAVELLGRLGVLDVVVEGWGASLTGAWNHPGALSADEAWARLLAPADPALRARVAVRLNFSRALRRTAGCPR; from the coding sequence GTGAGCGAGCGGGATGCCGGATCCATCGCGCCCCTCCTCGGCCCGCTCGCCCGTGCCGCCCGGACGGCGGGACGCGAAGCCTATCTCGTAGGCGGCGCCGTCCGCGACCTCCTGCTGCGACGGCCGCCCGTCGACGTGGATGTCGCCCTCGAGGGGCCGGTGAGCGCGGCAGCGGGGTTCGTCGCGGCGCTCACCGCAGAAGCGGGGTGGATCGTCGAGGCCCGCCACGATCGCTTCGGGACGGCGACTCTGCAAGGGCCGGACGGAAGGCGGGTCGATGTCGCCGCGACGCGGGACGAGCACTATCCGTACCCGGGGGCTCTTCCCGTCGTGAAGGCCGGTGCGCCCATCGCCCGGGACCTCGCCCGAAGGGACTTCACCATTCACGCGATGGCGTACCGTTTCTCCGGCCCGGGGCTCGAAGCGATGCTCCTCGACCCTTTCGGCGGCGAGAGGGACCTCGAGCGGAAGAACCTCCGGCTGCTGCACGAGGGCTCTCTGGCGGACGATCCGACACGGGCTCTGAGGGCCGTGCGCTACGCGGCGCGACTCGGCTTCGGGCTCGACCCGGGCTTCGCTGCGGCCCTTCGCATCGGAGTCGAGAGCGGCGCCTTCCAGCGGATATCCGGCGATCGGCTCCGGAGGGCGCTCCAGGAGGTCCTCTCGGAGGAGAATCGGGGCGTGGCCGTTGAGCTCCTCGGGCGCCTCGGCGTCCTCGACGTGGTCGTGGAGGGTTGGGGGGCCTCGCTCACTGGCGCCTGGAATCATCCCGGGGCCTTGTCTGCAGACGAGGCCTGGGCCAGGCTCCTGGCGCCCGCAGATCCGGCCTTGCGGGCGCGGGTCGCTGTGCGGCTCAACTTCTCCCGGGCTCTCCGGCGTACCGCGGGGTGCCCGCGGTGA
- the dnaE gene encoding DNA polymerase III subunit alpha, whose product MSSDFVHLHLHTQYSLLDGANRTKDLIRHVLKNGMTSVAVTDHGNMFGAFEIQSEALEHGLKPILGVEAYIAPGSRHDREAVKTVDGEGRNYHLTLLAETPEGYRNLSYLVSEAFLTGFYYKPRMDWELLEKHHDGLIALSGCVKSEVSQRLLAGDFAGAKDTAVRYQTLFGKDRYFIELMDHGLPVQRQLMPDLLRLSRETGIPVVATNDAHYLQRDDAEAQDVLLCIGMGKTVNDTRRMRFYNSEFYVKNPGEMTETFRPWSLEAVKNSAAIADRVAPKVIVDTSLKLPTFPLPEEAGGPDEYLENLAGDGLERRLAPIAELIAAGRTKHPRKDYDDRLEWELSVIKKMGLSAYFLIVWDFIKFAKDEGIPVGPGRGSAAGSLVAWTLGITEVDPLRYDLLFERFLNPDRISMPDIDVDLCERRRGEVIEYVRKKYGKDNVGQIITFNSMKARAVIRDVGRALDVPLAEVNKLCAMIPANPGKPVTLSEARHSVKELADTLAGNEAYRKLFDLGERLEGVSRHAGVHAAGVLIAPRPLVEYLPLYKNNNDEITTQFEMKSVDRMGLLKMDFLGLITLTILDDAVKSAGRRTGRKVDLSTIPLNDPEAFRLFSEGRTDGIFQFESSGMRDLLRRVQPSVFSDLAALNALYRPGALDAGTVEVYIERRRGKKYEYPLPQLEPLLKETHGVLVYQEQVMLAARAVAGYTPGEADKLRKAIGKKDEALLKAEGEKFVKKSVANGVQKKKAEELWELILPFGRYGFNKSHSVVYALLAYQTAWMKVHFPVDFMAATLTAASGKSEDVVKYVNACREMRIPVLPPDVNTSQLSFTPDGEAIRFGLGAVKGVGEGAVNSVLQARAADGPFAGLTDFCCRVNVRLNNRKVIEALIRSGSFDSLGKSRASLTAGVDSAMDVATAERKSNDSGQGGLFGDEASHDHADRFPDLPEWSPDERIRYEKETLGFYITGHPLARFEEEIGLFGDVTAENAAAKVDQNVKIVALLASLKKTQIKKGQNEGKMMAKGVLEDLTGSVPVTIFASLLERTGPWLAEGRPVLVSGIVRSSSAPGAAEPEEGGGVVPVEIIAREIQALEGMREAAACAVRLTTPLPGTLDETFVSVREILESSPGSVPVSLAVRRAGHWEVTVRAAGRLAVRPTPEMTKALERLLGPGSVRFVYDHS is encoded by the coding sequence ATGTCGTCCGACTTCGTCCACCTGCACCTGCACACCCAGTACTCGCTCCTCGACGGCGCGAACCGGACGAAGGACCTGATCAGGCACGTCCTGAAGAACGGCATGACCTCGGTGGCCGTGACCGACCATGGGAACATGTTCGGGGCGTTCGAGATCCAGTCGGAAGCGCTCGAGCACGGCCTGAAGCCGATCCTCGGCGTCGAGGCCTACATCGCCCCGGGCTCCCGCCACGACCGCGAGGCGGTGAAGACGGTCGACGGCGAGGGGAGGAACTACCACCTCACGCTCCTCGCCGAGACGCCGGAGGGCTACCGAAACCTCTCGTACCTCGTGAGCGAGGCGTTCCTGACGGGCTTCTACTACAAGCCCCGCATGGACTGGGAGCTCCTCGAGAAGCACCACGACGGCCTCATCGCGCTGTCGGGTTGCGTGAAGTCCGAGGTCTCCCAGCGGCTTCTCGCGGGAGACTTCGCCGGCGCGAAGGACACGGCCGTCAGATATCAGACCCTCTTCGGGAAGGACCGCTACTTCATCGAGCTGATGGACCACGGTCTTCCGGTGCAGCGGCAGCTCATGCCCGACCTCCTGCGCCTTTCGCGGGAGACCGGGATCCCCGTCGTCGCCACGAACGACGCCCACTACCTCCAGAGGGACGACGCGGAAGCCCAGGACGTCCTCCTGTGCATCGGCATGGGAAAGACCGTCAACGACACCCGGCGGATGAGGTTCTACAACTCGGAGTTCTACGTGAAGAACCCCGGGGAGATGACCGAGACGTTCCGGCCCTGGTCTCTCGAGGCCGTGAAGAACTCCGCCGCCATCGCGGACCGGGTGGCGCCGAAGGTCATCGTCGACACCAGCCTGAAGCTCCCGACGTTCCCCCTCCCCGAGGAGGCGGGCGGTCCCGACGAGTACCTCGAGAACCTCGCCGGCGACGGACTCGAGCGGCGCCTCGCGCCGATCGCCGAGCTCATCGCCGCGGGCCGGACGAAGCACCCGCGCAAGGACTACGACGACCGGCTCGAGTGGGAGCTGTCGGTCATCAAGAAGATGGGGCTCTCGGCCTACTTCCTGATCGTCTGGGACTTCATCAAGTTCGCCAAGGACGAGGGGATCCCGGTCGGGCCGGGGCGCGGGAGCGCCGCCGGGTCCCTCGTCGCCTGGACGCTCGGGATCACCGAGGTCGACCCGCTTCGTTACGACCTGCTGTTCGAACGGTTCCTCAACCCCGACCGGATCTCGATGCCCGACATCGACGTGGACCTCTGCGAGCGCCGGCGCGGCGAGGTCATCGAGTACGTCCGGAAGAAGTACGGCAAGGACAACGTCGGCCAGATCATCACGTTCAACTCGATGAAGGCGCGGGCCGTGATCCGCGACGTCGGGCGGGCCCTGGACGTGCCGCTCGCCGAGGTGAACAAGCTCTGCGCGATGATTCCGGCGAACCCGGGCAAGCCGGTGACGCTGAGCGAAGCGCGGCACAGCGTGAAGGAGCTCGCCGACACGCTCGCCGGAAACGAGGCCTACCGCAAGCTCTTCGACCTCGGAGAGCGGCTCGAAGGCGTCTCACGACACGCGGGAGTCCACGCGGCCGGGGTCCTCATCGCGCCACGGCCCCTCGTCGAGTACCTCCCTCTCTACAAGAACAACAACGACGAGATCACCACCCAGTTCGAGATGAAGTCCGTCGACAGGATGGGGCTCCTGAAGATGGACTTCCTCGGTCTCATCACGCTGACGATCCTCGATGACGCGGTGAAATCGGCCGGGAGAAGGACCGGGCGAAAAGTCGACCTTTCCACGATTCCACTGAACGACCCGGAGGCATTCCGCCTCTTCTCGGAAGGACGGACCGACGGCATCTTCCAGTTCGAGTCGTCGGGAATGCGGGACCTTCTGCGGCGCGTCCAGCCGAGCGTCTTCAGCGACCTGGCGGCGCTGAACGCCCTCTACAGGCCCGGAGCGCTCGACGCCGGAACCGTCGAGGTCTACATCGAGAGACGGCGCGGCAAGAAGTACGAGTACCCGCTTCCGCAGCTCGAACCCCTGCTGAAGGAGACGCACGGCGTCCTCGTTTACCAGGAGCAGGTGATGCTCGCCGCGCGGGCCGTCGCCGGCTATACCCCGGGAGAGGCGGACAAGCTTCGAAAGGCGATCGGAAAGAAGGACGAGGCGCTCCTGAAGGCCGAGGGGGAGAAGTTCGTCAAGAAGTCGGTGGCGAACGGCGTCCAGAAGAAGAAGGCCGAGGAGCTCTGGGAGCTGATCCTCCCCTTCGGCCGATACGGATTCAACAAGTCGCACTCCGTCGTCTACGCCCTTCTCGCCTATCAGACCGCGTGGATGAAGGTCCACTTTCCGGTGGATTTCATGGCGGCGACGCTGACGGCAGCCTCCGGCAAGTCCGAGGACGTCGTGAAGTACGTCAACGCCTGCCGCGAGATGAGGATCCCGGTCCTCCCGCCCGACGTGAACACGTCCCAGCTGTCGTTCACTCCCGACGGCGAGGCCATTCGGTTCGGGCTGGGTGCCGTCAAGGGGGTCGGCGAGGGGGCCGTGAACTCGGTACTCCAGGCGCGGGCCGCAGACGGCCCGTTCGCCGGTCTCACCGACTTCTGCTGCCGTGTCAACGTGCGGTTGAACAACAGAAAGGTCATCGAGGCGCTGATCCGTTCGGGTTCGTTCGACTCGCTCGGGAAGAGCCGTGCATCGCTCACCGCCGGAGTCGACTCCGCCATGGACGTGGCCACCGCGGAGCGAAAATCGAACGACTCGGGTCAGGGAGGGCTCTTCGGTGACGAGGCCTCCCACGACCACGCCGATCGGTTCCCGGACCTCCCCGAGTGGTCCCCGGACGAGCGGATCCGGTACGAGAAGGAGACTCTCGGGTTCTACATCACCGGGCATCCGCTCGCCCGCTTCGAGGAGGAAATCGGTCTCTTCGGCGACGTGACGGCCGAGAACGCGGCGGCAAAGGTCGACCAGAACGTGAAGATCGTCGCCCTCCTCGCATCGCTCAAGAAGACGCAGATCAAGAAGGGGCAGAACGAGGGGAAGATGATGGCCAAGGGCGTCCTCGAAGACCTGACGGGCTCCGTCCCGGTCACGATCTTCGCGTCGCTCCTCGAGCGGACTGGTCCCTGGCTGGCCGAGGGGCGACCCGTCCTGGTCTCGGGCATCGTTCGTTCGTCGTCCGCTCCGGGCGCCGCGGAACCCGAAGAGGGAGGTGGCGTCGTGCCGGTCGAGATCATCGCCCGCGAGATCCAGGCGCTCGAGGGGATGCGCGAGGCCGCGGCCTGCGCGGTCCGCCTGACGACCCCGCTGCCGGGAACCCTCGACGAGACGTTCGTTTCGGTCCGCGAGATCCTGGAGTCGTCTCCGGGCTCGGTGCCGGTGTCGCTGGCCGTGCGTCGAGCCGGCCACTGGGAAGTCACGGTACGAGCCGCCGGACGGCTGGCGGTTCGACCGACACCGGAGATGACGAAGGCGCTGGAGAGGCTTCTCGGACCGGGCTCGGTCCGCTTCGTCTACGACCACTCGTGA
- a CDS encoding methionine adenosyltransferase → MALPRTLFTSESVTEGHPDKIADQISDGILDAILTDDPDGRVACETLVTTGTAFIAGEITTRTYVDIPKVVRETIRDVGYTRAKYGFDYQTCAVLSSIDKQSPDIAMGVDPGGAGDQGLMFGFAVRETEELMPLPITLAHKLTMRLAEARKSHDLEWLRPDGKSQVTVEYEGSRPVRVDAVVVSTQHAETVPISELREAIREEVIKRVVPAELLDDRTKFHINPTGRFVIGGPQGDTGLTGRKIIVDTYGGMGRHGGGAFSGKDATKVDRSASYMARYIAKNLVAAGLADRVEVQLAYAIGVADPVSVFVETFGTEKVDPTTLPGLVREHFKLTPKGIIEYLDLKRPIFRKTASYGHFGRNLPEFTWERTDLAEPLAKAAGLAVPAGA, encoded by the coding sequence ATGGCGCTTCCGCGCACGCTCTTCACGTCCGAGTCCGTCACCGAGGGGCACCCCGACAAGATCGCCGACCAGATCTCCGACGGGATCCTCGACGCGATCCTCACCGACGACCCGGACGGGCGTGTCGCCTGCGAAACTCTCGTCACGACCGGGACAGCATTCATCGCCGGCGAGATCACCACCCGGACGTACGTCGACATCCCGAAGGTCGTCCGCGAGACCATCCGCGACGTCGGTTACACGCGCGCGAAGTACGGCTTCGACTACCAGACGTGCGCCGTTCTCTCCTCGATCGACAAGCAGTCGCCCGACATCGCGATGGGCGTCGACCCGGGCGGCGCGGGTGACCAGGGGCTGATGTTCGGCTTCGCGGTGCGCGAGACCGAAGAGTTGATGCCCCTCCCGATCACCCTCGCGCACAAGCTGACGATGCGTCTCGCCGAGGCGCGGAAGTCGCACGACCTGGAGTGGCTGCGGCCGGACGGGAAGAGCCAGGTGACCGTGGAATACGAGGGGAGCCGCCCGGTTCGGGTCGACGCGGTCGTCGTTTCGACCCAGCACGCCGAGACGGTCCCGATCAGCGAGCTGCGAGAGGCCATCCGCGAGGAGGTCATCAAGAGGGTCGTCCCTGCGGAGCTCCTCGACGACCGGACGAAGTTCCACATCAACCCGACGGGCCGGTTCGTCATCGGCGGGCCGCAGGGCGACACGGGGCTGACCGGCCGGAAGATCATCGTCGATACGTACGGTGGAATGGGCCGGCACGGCGGGGGAGCGTTCTCCGGGAAGGACGCGACGAAAGTCGACCGCTCCGCGTCCTACATGGCCCGCTACATCGCGAAGAACCTCGTCGCGGCCGGACTCGCCGACCGGGTCGAGGTCCAGCTCGCCTACGCCATCGGCGTCGCGGACCCCGTCTCGGTCTTCGTCGAGACCTTCGGTACGGAGAAGGTCGATCCGACGACCCTTCCGGGGCTCGTTCGGGAGCACTTCAAGCTGACGCCGAAGGGGATCATCGAGTACCTCGACCTGAAGCGGCCGATCTTCCGGAAGACGGCGTCCTACGGTCACTTCGGACGGAACCTCCCGGAATTCACGTGGGAGCGGACCGATCTGGCCGAACCTCTCGCGAAGGCGGCGGGCTTGGCGGTTCCGGCCGGAGCCTGA
- a CDS encoding RNA-binding protein, producing the protein MKLYVGNLPYTADDSMLRGLFEAFGEVHSARVVSDRDSGQSKGFGFVEMNDSDAQSAMSALNGQEQGGRTLRVNEARPQEARTGGGGGGRGGYGGGGGYGGGGYGGGGGGGRGRY; encoded by the coding sequence ATGAAGCTTTACGTCGGAAACCTCCCCTACACCGCTGATGACAGCATGCTCCGCGGCCTCTTCGAGGCCTTCGGCGAGGTCCACTCGGCCCGCGTGGTGTCCGACCGGGACTCCGGACAGTCGAAGGGATTCGGCTTCGTCGAGATGAACGACAGCGACGCCCAGAGCGCCATGAGCGCCCTCAACGGCCAGGAGCAGGGCGGCCGGACCCTCCGCGTGAACGAGGCTCGCCCCCAGGAGGCCCGTACCGGCGGCGGCGGCGGTGGCCGTGGTGGCTACGGCGGCGGCGGCGGTTACGGCGGTGGTGGCTACGGCGGCGGCGGCGGTGGCGGCCGCGGCCGGTACTAG